One Benincasa hispida cultivar B227 chromosome 5, ASM972705v1, whole genome shotgun sequence genomic window carries:
- the LOC120078684 gene encoding protodermal factor 1-like, whose translation MNIMERRLASLLLWTLIVGLVSQNKAIPLTSASNEDQKTYYTPDPHAGSPPSGSQGSPPYGTPPPRGSGGSHGGKPPSHGHGGKKHNPKPGKCGNPPHTPTPSKPPSGGGGYYNPPTHDPTPSTPSKPPSGDGGYHNPPTYNPTPSNPPSGGGGYYSPPTHDPTPTPLTPSNPPSGGGGYYSPPSYDPTPTPSTPSTPTPSTPSTPSTPSGGGYYSPPSYDPTPTPSTPTPSTPTPSTPSTPSGGGYYSPPTNDPTPTPSTPSTPSGGGGYYSPPTYDPTPTPSTPSTPSGGGGYYSPPTYDPTPSTPSTPPSGGSGYSSPPTFDPTPSIPTTPPSGGSGYYNPPTSGTPFYGTPPITSAPPFVPDPNSPFTGTCNYWRTHPGIIWGLLGWWGTMGSAFGITNAPGFGATLSIPQALSNTRTDGLGALYREGAAAFLNSMVNNRYPFTTNQVRDSFVSALSSNKAAAAQAQVFQMANEGRFKPRT comes from the exons ATGAACATAATGGAAAGAAGACTAGCTTCTCTCCTTCTATGGACTCTCATTGTTGGGTTGGTTTCTCAAAACAAGGCCATCCCTTTGACGTCTGCGAGCAACGAAGATCAGAAAACATATTACACTCCAGACCCACATGCAGGAAGCCCCCCCTCAG GTTCACAAGGGAGTCCACCTTATGGAACTCCACCACCTCGTGGTTCGGGAGGCAGCCATGGAGGAAAACCACCCTCTCATGGGCATGGTGGTAAGAAACACAACCCAAAACCAGGGAAGTGCGGGAACCCACCACACACTCCTACTCCATCGAAACCTCCTTCTGGTGGTGGTGGATACTACAACCCTCCTACACATGATCCAACCCCATCAACTCCATCGAAGCCTCCTTCCGGTGATGGCGGATACCACAACCCTCCTACATATAATCCAACCCCATCGAATCCTCCCTCTGGTGGTGGTGGGTACTACAGCCCTCCGACTCATGATCCCACTCCAACCCCATTAACTCCTTCGAATCCTCCTTCCGGTGGTGGGGGATACTACAGCCCTCCCTCTTACGATCCCACTCCAACTCCATCAACTCCATCAACTCCAACCCCATCAACTCCATCAACTCCATCTACTCCTTCGGGTGGCGGATACTACAGTCCTCCATCTTACGATCCCACTCCAACTCCATCTACTCCAACTCCATCAACTCCAACCCCATCAACTCCATCTACTCCTTCAGGTGGTGGATACTACAGTCCTCCAACTAATGATCCCACTCCAACCCCATCGACTCCATCGACTCCTTCGGGTGGTGGTGGATACTATAGCCCTCCAACTTATGATCCTACTCCAACCCCATCAACTCCGTCAACTCCTTCAGGTGGTGGTGGATATTATAGCCCTCCAACTTATGATCCTACCCCATCAACTCCATCAACTCCTCCATCAGGCGGTAGTGGATACAGTAGCCCTCCAACTTTTGATCCGACACCATCAATTCCAACAACTCCTCCTTCAGGTGGTAGTGGGTACTACAACCCTCCAACTTCTGGTACACCATTCTACGGAACCCCACCAATCACATCAGCACCTCCTTTTGTTCCAGATCCCAATTCTCCCTTCACTGGCACATGCAA CTATTGGAGGACGCACCCAGGAATAATATGGGGGTTGTTAGGCTGGTGGGGAACAATGGGCAGTGCTTTTGGTATAACAAACGCTCCAGGCTTTGGAGCTACTCTCAGCATACCACAAGCACTCTCAAACACACGAACTGATGGCCTAGGAGCACTTTACCGAGAAGGAGCTGCGGCTTTCCTGAACTCCATGGTGAACAACAGGTACCCCTTCACAACCAATCAAGTCCGTGACAGTTTTGTATCGGCACTAAGCTCAAACAAAGCAGCAGCAGCACAGGCCCAGGTTTTCCAGATGGCTAACGAGGGTAGATTCAAGCCTAGAACCTGA